A part of Polynucleobacter sp. MG-Unter2-18 genomic DNA contains:
- a CDS encoding TRAP transporter substrate-binding protein, protein MQRRSFLKKATIGAGAAALAAPSMAQSLPTLNWRLVSSFPKSLDTLFGTPEVFASALRKATDGKFNVKVFAAGEVVPALQVLDAVQNGTVECGHTASYYYLGKNSAFIFDTAAPFGMTARQQTAWMLHGNGMKLMRELYASYNIVNFLGGQTGTQMGGWFRKEIKTPEDLKGLKFRIAGFAGQVLAKLGVVPQQLPAGEIYSALEKGTIDAAEFVGPYDDEKLGLAKVAKNYYYPAFWEGAAGLSFLVNKKQWDSLPPSYQAAWEAACFEAHVDMCAKYDALNPPALQRLVQGGAVLRKFNTTVMDACFKASQETYAEESAKNPQFKKIFEDYRVFRNMEAQWFNVAEQAFSQYSFAKKL, encoded by the coding sequence ATGCAAAGACGTTCCTTTTTAAAGAAAGCCACTATCGGCGCAGGCGCAGCAGCACTGGCGGCGCCATCGATGGCACAGAGTTTGCCAACGCTCAATTGGCGTTTGGTATCTAGCTTTCCTAAATCTTTAGATACTTTATTTGGTACCCCGGAAGTATTTGCTAGCGCTTTGCGCAAAGCAACAGATGGTAAGTTCAATGTCAAAGTATTTGCTGCTGGTGAAGTAGTTCCAGCGCTACAGGTATTAGATGCTGTTCAAAACGGTACAGTAGAGTGTGGCCATACCGCTAGCTATTACTACCTAGGCAAGAACAGCGCATTTATTTTCGATACGGCAGCACCTTTTGGTATGACAGCACGCCAGCAAACTGCTTGGATGTTGCATGGCAATGGCATGAAGCTGATGCGTGAGCTCTACGCCAGCTACAACATTGTTAATTTCTTGGGTGGACAAACTGGTACCCAGATGGGCGGTTGGTTTCGTAAGGAAATTAAAACTCCAGAAGATCTCAAGGGACTCAAATTCCGTATCGCTGGTTTTGCGGGACAAGTGCTTGCGAAGTTAGGTGTGGTGCCACAACAGTTGCCTGCTGGTGAAATTTACTCAGCACTAGAAAAAGGTACGATTGATGCCGCTGAATTTGTTGGACCCTATGATGATGAGAAGTTAGGTTTGGCTAAGGTGGCTAAAAACTATTACTACCCTGCATTTTGGGAGGGCGCGGCTGGACTTTCATTCTTAGTGAATAAGAAGCAGTGGGATTCACTGCCACCCTCATACCAAGCGGCATGGGAAGCGGCGTGCTTTGAAGCACATGTGGATATGTGCGCTAAGTACGATGCCTTAAATCCACCAGCACTACAGCGCTTAGTCCAAGGCGGTGCTGTATTGCGTAAGTTCAATACCACTGTAATGGATGCCTGTTTTAAGGCAAGCCAAGAAACCTATGCAGAAGAGTCCGCCAAGAATCCCCAATTCAAAAAAATCTTCGAAGACTATCGTGTGTTTAGAAACATGGAAGCTCAGTGGTTCAATGTTGCCGAGCAAGCGTTCTCCCAATACAGTTTTGCTAAGAAGCTGTAA
- the pmbA gene encoding metalloprotease PmbA, with amino-acid sequence MFTHSSNQFQEIIDFMLTEAKRRGASDAVAEVSEGQGLSVTVRKGEVETIEQSLDKQVGVTVFLGHRRGNASTSDFSRDSLKATVEAAYHIAQHTAEDLCAGPAEKELLEKHPLDLDLFHPWDLDSATAIDIARTAEGAAFAVSKQIQNSDGASVSAHHAHFMMGTSHGFMGGYPFSRHYISCAPIANEGGKKSLMQRDDWYSSSRIPGELADPAAIGKYAAERALSRLKARSLSTRRCPVIFEAPLAAGLLGGLVQAVSGGALYRRSSFLLDSLGKQVLPKHVSLFENPHLKAMTGSVPFDEEGVKTSARTVVDKGILQGYFLSTYSARKLGMKTTGNAGGSHHLTLQSRKTPKGGLPALLEAMGTGLLVTELMGQGVNYVTGDYSRGAFGYWVENGEIQYPVEGITIASNLRDMLMDIQMIGSDTLIRGTKETGSILIGSMTIGGK; translated from the coding sequence CGATTTCATGCTCACAGAAGCCAAGAGACGGGGCGCTTCGGATGCTGTTGCCGAGGTTTCTGAAGGCCAAGGTCTCTCGGTTACCGTTCGCAAAGGCGAGGTCGAGACGATTGAGCAAAGCTTAGACAAGCAGGTTGGCGTAACAGTTTTTTTAGGCCATCGTCGAGGCAATGCCAGTACTAGTGATTTCTCCAGGGATTCTTTAAAGGCGACCGTCGAGGCTGCGTACCATATTGCCCAACATACAGCCGAAGATCTGTGCGCTGGTCCCGCTGAAAAAGAGCTGCTCGAAAAACATCCACTGGATCTAGATTTATTTCATCCGTGGGATTTAGATTCAGCAACAGCAATCGATATTGCGCGTACTGCAGAAGGCGCTGCCTTTGCTGTCAGTAAGCAAATTCAAAATAGCGACGGTGCTTCGGTATCTGCGCATCATGCGCACTTTATGATGGGAACTAGTCATGGGTTTATGGGTGGCTACCCATTCTCACGCCACTATATTTCTTGTGCACCTATCGCAAATGAGGGCGGTAAAAAGTCACTGATGCAGCGTGATGATTGGTATTCCAGCTCGCGTATTCCGGGGGAGTTGGCCGATCCGGCTGCCATTGGTAAATACGCAGCAGAGCGTGCACTTTCACGTCTGAAGGCAAGATCGCTCAGTACTCGCCGTTGCCCAGTCATTTTCGAAGCCCCCTTGGCTGCTGGCCTATTGGGCGGATTAGTGCAAGCGGTGTCTGGCGGCGCTCTATATCGTCGTTCTAGTTTTCTATTGGATAGTTTAGGTAAACAAGTATTACCAAAGCATGTCAGCCTTTTTGAAAACCCTCACCTCAAGGCAATGACAGGAAGCGTCCCTTTTGATGAAGAAGGTGTGAAGACTTCGGCGAGAACCGTGGTTGATAAAGGGATTTTGCAAGGTTATTTCTTATCCACTTATTCCGCCAGAAAACTCGGAATGAAGACCACAGGTAATGCGGGAGGTTCACATCATCTGACATTGCAGAGTCGCAAGACGCCAAAGGGAGGACTACCAGCGCTGTTAGAGGCGATGGGTACGGGTCTACTAGTTACCGAGCTTATGGGGCAGGGCGTGAACTACGTTACTGGTGATTACTCTCGTGGTGCCTTTGGTTACTGGGTAGAAAATGGCGAGATTCAATATCCGGTTGAGGGTATTACGATTGCTAGTAACCTGCGAGATATGTTGATGGATATTCAGATGATCGGTAGTGACACGCTGATTCGGGGTACCAAAGAAACAGGTTCCATCCTAATTGGGTCAATGACTATTGGTGGTAAGTAA